A single window of Granulicella mallensis MP5ACTX8 DNA harbors:
- a CDS encoding NHL repeat-containing protein has translation MKNHRLFVSSVASVLGVAFALGLSGCSANFGDVSNAATQTAMHIRGVVHGGQQPISGSHVYMYAASTTAYGGQGIAPTSGNASTSLLTAATGNPADSNGNFYVTTDAFGNFDINGAFACTPNTQVYLYSTGGDPQLAGAGIPGTPNAAASLMAVVGNCASATASSAFPHVTSVFMNEITTQVAAFALAGFATDPLHIGAPSAVTGHSLAGVGLANAFNTALNIVNQATGVPNPTFPNNSNVAVPVERIDTVADFLAACVNSNGPSSSGCSTLFANTNYGTAPTDTAMAAINFAQNPNGNVGALLTLATNASPFQPFFTSANDLSLTLNYTGGGLNFAKGIAIDGAGNAWVTNQGGSSVTEISSSGTFLSGANGFTGGGLNAPIGLAIDGAGNAWVASDSGNSVTEISSSGAFLSGTSGFTGSGLGSPFAIAIDSPGNVWVVNADDGSVTKLSSSGAVLSSYTGGGLDGPIGIAVDGAGNAWVTNDSGNSVTEISSSGAFLSGTNGYFGGGLTAPAEIAIDGTGNAWITNSQATSLSEFSNSGTVLSGTNGYSGGGLNAAIGIAIDGAGNVWAANLLGNTVTKLSGTGTVLSGTGFYTGGGLDEPYAIAIDGSGNVWVSNLIGKSLTEIIGAAAPVITPIVAGLPATPTPDGSSNLGTRP, from the coding sequence GTGAAAAACCATCGTCTATTCGTCTCGTCTGTAGCCAGCGTACTGGGCGTGGCTTTTGCTCTGGGGCTGAGCGGTTGCTCGGCGAATTTCGGAGATGTTTCCAATGCCGCAACGCAAACCGCGATGCACATTCGAGGTGTGGTGCATGGTGGTCAGCAGCCGATCAGCGGCTCGCATGTGTACATGTATGCCGCCAGCACAACCGCTTATGGCGGCCAGGGCATCGCTCCCACTTCAGGCAATGCGTCGACCTCGCTGCTAACGGCAGCGACCGGGAACCCGGCGGATTCAAACGGGAATTTCTACGTCACCACAGACGCCTTCGGCAACTTCGATATCAATGGAGCGTTTGCCTGCACTCCGAATACCCAGGTCTATCTGTATTCGACCGGAGGCGATCCACAGTTAGCGGGCGCAGGAATCCCCGGCACACCGAATGCCGCGGCTTCGCTGATGGCTGTCGTAGGCAACTGCGCCAGCGCGACAGCCAGCTCGGCCTTCCCGCACGTGACCTCAGTGTTCATGAATGAGATCACCACGCAGGTTGCGGCGTTTGCCCTGGCAGGCTTTGCCACGGATCCCCTGCACATTGGCGCGCCCAGCGCGGTGACCGGCCACTCCCTCGCCGGAGTCGGCCTGGCTAACGCCTTCAATACCGCGCTGAACATTGTGAATCAGGCCACCGGAGTTCCCAATCCGACCTTTCCCAACAACAGCAACGTCGCAGTTCCTGTGGAGAGGATCGACACCGTGGCGGACTTTCTCGCGGCCTGCGTCAACTCCAACGGACCAAGCTCGTCGGGATGCAGCACACTCTTCGCCAACACGAACTACGGCACAGCGCCCACCGATACGGCCATGGCCGCCATCAACTTCGCCCAGAATCCGAATGGCAACGTTGGAGCTCTGCTCACCCTGGCCACCAACGCCAGTCCCTTCCAACCTTTCTTCACCTCGGCCAACGACTTGTCTCTTACGCTTAACTACACGGGTGGCGGCCTGAACTTTGCAAAGGGAATCGCGATCGACGGTGCGGGCAACGCCTGGGTGACAAATCAGGGTGGCAGTTCCGTGACCGAAATCTCGAGCAGCGGGACATTCCTCTCCGGAGCCAACGGTTTCACCGGCGGTGGCCTGAATGCGCCCATTGGGCTTGCGATCGACGGTGCGGGCAATGCCTGGGTGGCGAGTGACTCAGGTAACTCCGTAACCGAGATTTCAAGCTCCGGAGCGTTCCTCTCCGGAACCAGCGGTTTCACCGGTAGCGGCCTGGGCAGCCCCTTTGCGATCGCGATCGACAGCCCTGGCAACGTCTGGGTGGTGAATGCCGACGATGGCTCCGTGACCAAGCTCTCCAGCTCTGGGGCAGTCCTCTCCAGCTACACCGGCGGCGGCCTGGATGGACCCATTGGGATCGCGGTCGACGGTGCGGGCAATGCCTGGGTGACGAATGACTCAGGTAACTCCGTAACCGAGATTTCCAGCTCCGGAGCGTTCCTATCAGGGACCAACGGCTACTTTGGTGGCGGCCTGACTGCACCAGCGGAGATCGCAATCGACGGTACAGGCAACGCCTGGATAACGAACAGCCAAGCCACTTCCTTGAGCGAATTTTCCAACTCCGGGACGGTCCTATCAGGGACCAACGGCTACTCAGGCGGCGGCCTGAACGCGGCAATCGGGATCGCGATCGACGGTGCGGGCAACGTCTGGGCGGCTAATTTACTGGGCAACACCGTGACCAAGCTCTCCGGTACCGGAACGGTCCTTTCCGGTACCGGTTTCTATACCGGCGGTGGACTGGACGAGCCCTATGCGATCGCGATCGATGGCTCGGGCAATGTCTGGGTGTCCAATCTCATAGGTAAGTCTCTGACCGAGATCATCGGCGCGGCTGCTCCTGTGATTACTCCCATCGTTGCCGGGCTGCCTGCTACTCCAACGCCGGATGGAAGCAGCAACCTGGGCACACGCCCGTAG
- a CDS encoding NHL repeat-containing protein, whose translation MKNHRLSFSSVASVLSVAFVLGLSGCSANFGTTSDTATQTAMHIRGIVHGGQQPISGSHVYMYAASTAAYGGRGIAPTTGNASTSLLTAATGNPADSNANFYVVTDTFGNFDINGNFSCTPNTQVYLYSTGGDPQLAGAGIAGTPNPAASLMAVVGNCASATASAAFPNVTSVFMNEVSTVVAAFALGGFATDPLHIGAPSVVSGHALSGIGLANAFNTALNIVNQASGVANPTFPTNSSVTVPVTRINTVADFLAACVNSNGVSSSGCSTLLSNTTYGTAPIDTATAAINFAQNPSGHISALFTLATNASPFQPFFSSANDLSLTLNYAGGGLNQPEAIAIDGSGNVWAANAGRGSVTEISSAGTFLSGANGYTGGGLSSPEAIAIDAAGNAWVGNVSSNSVTKLSSTGTVLSGTNGYTGGGLAAPKAIAIDAAGNAWVANTDGNSVTEISSAGAFLSGANGYIGGGLSDPEGIAIDGSGNAWVSNFGGSAVTEFSNAGALLSEHTGGLSFSEGIAIDGSGSAWTPNGLSDTVTEFSNAGVLLSGNGYTGGGLNEPFGIAIDGAGSAWLPNFSGNTVTEFSSTGAILSGTGFYTGGGLNGPEGIAIDGSGNVWVPNFNGNSLTELVGAGAPVITPISAGLPVIPTTDGSSNLGTRP comes from the coding sequence GTGAAAAACCATCGTCTATCCTTCTCGTCTGTAGCCAGCGTACTGAGCGTGGCTTTTGTTCTGGGGCTGAGCGGTTGCTCGGCAAACTTCGGAACTACCTCCGATACCGCGACACAGACCGCGATGCATATTCGGGGCATCGTTCATGGAGGCCAACAACCGATCAGTGGCTCTCATGTCTATATGTACGCCGCCAGCACAGCCGCTTATGGCGGCCGGGGCATTGCTCCCACTACCGGCAATGCGTCAACCTCGCTGCTGACCGCCGCGACCGGAAACCCGGCGGATTCGAACGCGAATTTCTACGTCGTTACGGACACCTTCGGCAACTTCGATATCAATGGGAACTTTTCCTGCACTCCGAATACCCAGGTCTACCTGTACTCGACGGGCGGCGATCCACAGTTGGCCGGTGCAGGAATCGCCGGCACACCGAATCCTGCAGCTTCGCTGATGGCTGTCGTGGGCAACTGCGCCAGTGCAACGGCCAGCGCGGCCTTCCCGAACGTAACCTCTGTATTCATGAATGAGGTCAGTACGGTGGTTGCGGCGTTTGCCCTGGGGGGCTTTGCTACGGACCCCCTGCACATCGGCGCGCCCAGTGTGGTGTCGGGTCATGCACTCTCCGGTATCGGTCTTGCCAACGCCTTCAACACCGCACTGAATATCGTGAATCAGGCCAGCGGAGTTGCCAATCCGACCTTCCCTACCAATAGCAGCGTTACTGTTCCTGTGACGAGGATCAACACGGTGGCGGACTTCCTGGCCGCCTGCGTCAACTCCAACGGCGTCAGTTCCTCGGGTTGCAGCACGCTCTTGTCCAATACAACATACGGCACAGCCCCTATCGATACGGCGACGGCGGCCATCAACTTCGCGCAGAATCCGAGTGGCCACATCAGTGCGCTGTTCACTCTGGCGACCAACGCCAGTCCCTTCCAGCCCTTCTTCAGCTCGGCCAACGACCTGTCTCTCACCCTCAACTATGCCGGCGGCGGCCTGAACCAACCAGAGGCGATCGCGATCGACGGCTCGGGCAACGTCTGGGCGGCGAATGCCGGACGTGGCTCTGTAACCGAGATCTCCAGTGCCGGGACCTTTCTCTCCGGAGCCAACGGGTACACCGGCGGCGGCCTGAGCTCCCCAGAGGCAATCGCGATCGACGCCGCAGGCAACGCCTGGGTGGGGAATGTCTCAAGTAATTCCGTGACCAAACTCTCCAGCACCGGGACAGTTCTCTCCGGCACCAACGGGTATACCGGCGGCGGCCTGGCCGCGCCAAAGGCGATCGCGATCGACGCCGCGGGTAACGCCTGGGTAGCGAATACCGACGGTAATTCCGTGACCGAGATCTCCAGCGCCGGGGCATTCCTCTCCGGAGCCAACGGCTACATTGGCGGCGGCCTGTCCGATCCGGAGGGGATCGCGATCGATGGTTCGGGCAACGCCTGGGTGAGCAATTTCGGCGGCTCCGCCGTGACCGAGTTCTCCAATGCCGGGGCATTACTCTCCGAGCACACCGGCGGCCTGAGCTTTTCAGAGGGCATCGCGATCGATGGGTCGGGCAGCGCCTGGACGCCAAATGGCTTAAGTGACACGGTGACGGAGTTCTCCAATGCCGGGGTGCTCCTCTCCGGGAACGGCTACACCGGCGGCGGCCTGAACGAGCCCTTTGGGATCGCGATCGACGGCGCGGGCAGCGCCTGGCTGCCGAATTTCAGCGGCAACACCGTGACCGAGTTCTCCAGTACCGGAGCCATCCTCTCTGGGACCGGCTTCTATACCGGCGGCGGCTTGAATGGGCCTGAGGGGATCGCGATCGATGGCTCGGGCAACGTCTGGGTGCCGAATTTCAACGGCAACTCCCTGACCGAGCTGGTCGGCGCCGGTGCCCCCGTGATTACTCCGATCTCTGCAGGCCTACCCGTGATCCCGACGACGGACGGAAGCAGCAATCTTGGCACACGGCCGTAG
- a CDS encoding NHL repeat-containing protein: protein MAGAGVAGTPNPAASLLAVVGDCASATTGAAFPGVTSVAMNEITTVAAAYALAGFATDSLHIGAPSAVKGHALSRTGLANAFTIALNLANQVSGVPNATLPLNSNAVVPVTTINTLADILAACINSNGVSSSGCSTLFANTTYGTAPTDTATAAINIAQHPGANVSALLNLATNASPFQPITSVNDFFLGINYTGGGLNNPQGIAIDGAGNAWVAESSGNSVIEFSSAGKVLSGAAGYTGGGLNGPLAISIDSSNNVWVANSSAASVTKFSSSGAVLSGTSGYTGGGVRFPQGIAIDGSGNAWVIGYFSDGLDEFSSTGAVLFGSGGLNVPGGIAIDASGNAWIPNGGRNAVTEFSNAGAILSGTGYTGGGLSQPLDVAIDGAGNVWLANNSSDSVTVLSNTGAALSGTGGYTSGGLIFPLWIAVDGSGNVWATNYQGNSVTELIGVGAPVITSIAAGLPVIPTLNGSSKLGTRP from the coding sequence TTGGCAGGGGCGGGCGTTGCCGGTACGCCGAATCCCGCAGCCTCACTGCTGGCGGTTGTAGGCGATTGCGCCAGCGCAACAACCGGAGCCGCCTTTCCGGGGGTTACGTCGGTGGCGATGAATGAGATCACCACGGTGGCTGCGGCGTATGCGCTGGCAGGCTTTGCGACTGATTCTCTGCACATCGGCGCTCCCAGCGCGGTAAAGGGCCATGCACTCTCCAGAACCGGGTTGGCCAATGCTTTCACCATCGCGCTGAATCTCGCGAACCAGGTCAGTGGAGTTCCCAATGCGACTCTGCCCCTGAACAGCAACGCTGTCGTGCCGGTGACGACGATCAACACCCTGGCAGACATCCTTGCTGCGTGCATCAACTCCAACGGGGTTAGCTCGTCGGGATGCAGCACGCTTTTCGCAAACACGACCTACGGTACCGCTCCAACCGATACGGCAACGGCGGCGATCAATATTGCCCAGCACCCCGGAGCCAATGTCAGCGCGCTACTCAACCTGGCAACCAATGCCAGCCCCTTCCAGCCGATTACCTCGGTCAACGACTTTTTCCTCGGCATCAACTACACCGGCGGCGGCCTGAACAATCCACAGGGAATCGCGATCGACGGCGCGGGCAATGCCTGGGTGGCTGAGTCCTCCGGTAATTCTGTCATTGAGTTCTCAAGCGCCGGGAAAGTCCTCTCCGGAGCGGCCGGCTACACCGGCGGCGGCCTGAATGGCCCCCTTGCGATCTCCATCGATAGCTCAAACAACGTCTGGGTGGCGAACAGCTCAGCCGCCAGCGTGACCAAGTTCTCCAGCAGTGGGGCGGTCCTTTCGGGAACCAGCGGCTACACGGGCGGCGGAGTGAGGTTTCCACAGGGAATCGCGATCGATGGTTCAGGCAATGCCTGGGTTATTGGCTACTTTAGTGATGGCCTGGACGAGTTCTCCAGTACCGGTGCAGTTCTCTTCGGGAGCGGCGGACTGAACGTGCCAGGGGGGATCGCGATCGACGCTTCCGGCAACGCCTGGATACCGAATGGGGGGCGCAACGCCGTAACCGAGTTCTCCAACGCCGGGGCAATCCTCTCTGGAACCGGCTACACCGGCGGCGGCCTGAGCCAGCCCTTAGACGTCGCGATCGATGGCGCGGGCAATGTCTGGCTGGCGAATAACTCAAGCGATAGCGTGACCGTGCTTTCCAACACTGGAGCGGCTCTCTCCGGAACCGGCGGCTATACCAGTGGCGGCCTGATTTTTCCCCTCTGGATAGCGGTCGATGGCTCGGGCAACGTCTGGGCGACAAATTACCAGGGGAATTCCGTGACAGAGCTGATCGGCGTAGGTGCTCCGGTAATCACTTCCATCGCTGCCGGTTTGCCGGTTATCCCAACGCTGAATGGAAGCAGCAAGCTGGGTACACGACCGTAG
- a CDS encoding NHL repeat-containing protein: MRNRCLSFSSVASVLSVAFALGLSGCSANFGTTSDTATQTAVHIHGIVHGGQQPLSGAQVYMYAASTFGYGGNGIAPSSTNASTSLLTAATGNPADGNGNFYVTTDAAGNFDINGAFACSPGTEVYLYSAGGDPQLAGIGVAGASNPAATLLALVGNCASGTPGAAFPTVTSVAMNEVSTVAAAYALAGFATDPLHIGAPTASGDTLAGTGLTNAFTTGLNLVNQVTGLPNPTFPLNSNAVVPVTTINTVADVLAACVNSNGVSSSGCSTLFANTTYATTPTDTAAAAINLAQNAGTNINFLVQLANNASPFQPFNSSLIDFSLGINYTGGGLSFSNGIAIDGSGNVWVANSGTLSVTKISSTGTYLSGATGYPTAAGNIAIDTSGNAWVTSGNFSVTKLSGTGTVLSVVNGSSGGALDEPQSLAIDGSGNVWVNDFENNSVTEISSTGVILSGNGYTGGGLNEPDGIAIDGAGNVWSGNFTANSVTKLSNAGTILSGANGYTGGGLTTPEQIAVDGSGNAWIAGGGFSVAEISNTGTFLSGSTGYFADGTVNEASGIAIDGAGNAWVANTFGSVVGISSTGDTLSGFSGYTSGGLNGPMQIAIDGSGNAWITNFQGSSVTEMIGIGVPVITPIAAGLSAFPTPDGSSRLGTRP, encoded by the coding sequence GTGAGAAATCGTTGTCTATCCTTTTCGTCTGTGGCCAGCGTACTGAGCGTGGCTTTTGCTCTGGGGCTGAGCGGCTGCTCGGCGAACTTCGGAACCACTTCCGATACCGCAACGCAGACTGCGGTGCACATTCATGGCATCGTTCATGGAGGTCAGCAGCCGCTTAGTGGCGCGCAGGTCTATATGTATGCGGCGAGCACGTTCGGTTATGGCGGTAACGGCATCGCTCCCTCATCGACCAATGCATCGACCTCCTTGCTGACTGCAGCCACGGGAAACCCGGCGGATGGGAACGGGAACTTCTACGTCACGACGGATGCCGCGGGCAACTTCGATATCAATGGAGCGTTTGCCTGCAGCCCGGGGACAGAGGTCTATCTGTATTCGGCGGGCGGCGATCCGCAGTTGGCCGGCATAGGAGTTGCCGGCGCATCGAACCCTGCGGCCACGCTGCTGGCGCTGGTCGGCAACTGCGCCAGCGGGACGCCCGGTGCCGCCTTCCCGACCGTTACGTCGGTGGCGATGAATGAAGTCAGCACGGTAGCTGCAGCGTATGCCCTCGCAGGCTTTGCCACCGATCCGCTGCACATCGGCGCGCCTACCGCATCAGGCGATACGCTCGCCGGGACCGGCCTGACCAACGCCTTCACAACCGGGTTGAATCTAGTGAACCAAGTCACCGGCTTGCCCAATCCGACCTTTCCTCTGAACAGCAACGCTGTCGTCCCCGTGACCACGATCAACACCGTGGCGGATGTTCTGGCTGCCTGCGTCAACTCCAACGGTGTCAGCTCGTCCGGTTGCAGCACGCTCTTCGCCAACACGACCTACGCCACGACGCCCACCGATACGGCAGCAGCAGCCATCAACCTCGCGCAGAACGCGGGGACCAACATTAATTTTCTGGTCCAGTTGGCAAATAACGCCAGTCCCTTCCAGCCCTTCAACAGCTCTCTCATCGACTTCTCCCTCGGGATCAACTACACCGGCGGCGGCCTTAGCTTCTCCAATGGGATCGCGATCGATGGCTCGGGTAACGTCTGGGTTGCGAATTCCGGAACGCTCTCAGTGACCAAGATCTCCAGTACCGGGACCTATCTCTCCGGAGCCACTGGCTACCCGACCGCAGCCGGGAATATCGCGATCGACACCTCGGGCAATGCCTGGGTCACCAGCGGTAATTTTTCCGTAACGAAGCTCTCCGGTACCGGGACAGTCCTCAGCGTCGTCAACGGCTCCTCCGGCGGCGCCCTGGACGAGCCACAGTCACTCGCGATCGACGGCTCGGGGAACGTCTGGGTGAATGATTTTGAGAATAACTCCGTAACCGAGATCTCCAGCACCGGGGTAATCCTCTCCGGGAACGGCTACACCGGCGGCGGCCTGAACGAACCGGATGGGATCGCAATCGACGGCGCGGGCAATGTCTGGTCGGGGAATTTCACTGCTAACTCCGTGACCAAGCTCTCCAATGCCGGGACAATCCTCTCCGGAGCTAACGGCTACACCGGCGGCGGCTTGACAACGCCCGAGCAGATCGCGGTTGACGGCTCGGGCAATGCCTGGATAGCGGGTGGAGGGTTCTCTGTCGCCGAGATCTCCAATACCGGGACATTCCTCTCAGGGAGCACCGGCTACTTCGCCGATGGGACCGTGAACGAGGCCAGTGGGATCGCGATCGACGGGGCGGGCAATGCCTGGGTGGCCAACACCTTCGGCTCCGTGGTCGGGATCTCCAGCACCGGGGATACTCTCTCCGGTTTCAGCGGCTACACCAGCGGCGGCTTGAATGGGCCCATGCAGATCGCGATAGACGGCTCAGGCAACGCCTGGATCACGAATTTCCAAGGCAGCTCCGTGACCGAGATGATCGGCATCGGTGTCCCTGTCATCACTCCGATCGCTGCCGGTCTGTCCGCGTTCCCTACTCCGGACGGAAGCAGCCGCCTGGGCACACGCCCGTAG
- the hemE gene encoding uroporphyrinogen decarboxylase, whose product MENLPENTRNHALETETSLPETSGSRFVRACLRLPVDRTPVWFLRQAGRYMPEYMAVRKHHSLLDICRTPEIASEVTITAAERLGVDAAIIFADLLLPFTPMGLDFEFVNGEGPVVNTPVRSLEHVQALRTDRTDDLRYVASAIEKVAKHFNAPRPDGDTLGIIGFCGAPFTLASYMIEGGSSRNYVETKKIMYSHDATWALLMEKLVTVLVAYAEQQVEAGADVIQIFDSWAGALSVSDYRQYCLAPTTELVRRVKALGVPVIYFGVDTASLLPTMRETTADVLGLDWRIPLDEGWRAAGAGCAVQGNLDPITLFAPEDVLRDRVQEVLNLANGRPGHIFNLGHGIVPGTPVDNVIRVVEWVKEYGVIKPHAGR is encoded by the coding sequence ATGGAAAATCTGCCCGAAAACACACGTAACCATGCCCTAGAGACCGAGACCTCCTTGCCGGAAACCAGCGGAAGCCGCTTTGTTCGCGCCTGTCTGCGCCTGCCCGTGGATCGCACCCCCGTGTGGTTCCTGCGTCAGGCCGGACGCTACATGCCGGAGTACATGGCTGTGCGCAAGCATCACTCGCTGCTCGACATCTGCCGAACCCCGGAGATCGCCTCGGAGGTCACGATTACCGCTGCCGAGCGCCTTGGCGTTGATGCGGCGATCATCTTTGCCGACCTTCTGCTGCCCTTTACTCCCATGGGCCTCGACTTCGAGTTCGTCAACGGGGAAGGCCCCGTCGTCAACACGCCCGTGCGCTCGTTAGAGCACGTGCAGGCGCTGCGCACCGACCGTACGGACGATCTACGCTACGTCGCCAGCGCGATTGAGAAGGTCGCCAAGCACTTCAACGCGCCTCGCCCCGACGGCGACACGCTCGGCATCATCGGCTTCTGCGGCGCTCCCTTCACGTTGGCCAGCTACATGATCGAAGGCGGCAGCTCACGCAACTACGTCGAGACAAAAAAGATCATGTACTCGCACGACGCGACCTGGGCGCTGCTGATGGAGAAGCTCGTCACGGTCCTCGTCGCCTACGCCGAGCAGCAGGTCGAAGCGGGCGCGGACGTCATCCAGATCTTCGACTCGTGGGCTGGTGCGCTCTCGGTTAGCGACTATCGCCAGTACTGCCTCGCTCCCACCACGGAGCTCGTGCGCCGCGTCAAGGCACTCGGCGTTCCGGTGATCTACTTCGGTGTCGACACCGCGTCGCTGCTGCCCACCATGCGCGAGACCACGGCAGACGTCCTCGGCCTCGACTGGCGCATTCCGCTCGACGAAGGCTGGCGTGCTGCGGGCGCAGGTTGCGCGGTGCAGGGCAACCTCGACCCGATCACCCTCTTCGCTCCGGAAGACGTTCTCCGCGACCGTGTGCAGGAGGTTCTGAACCTCGCGAACGGCCGCCCCGGACACATCTTCAACCTCGGACACGGCATCGTCCCCGGCACTCCTGTAGACAACGTCATCCGCGTTGTCGAATGGGTCAAGGAGTACGGCGTCATCAAGCCGCACGCGGGCAGGTAA
- a CDS encoding RNA polymerase sigma factor has protein sequence MDLLSAQTAGSEIDLAALVEAYSALLFRVAHSVLRNKAEAEDVVQDAFVRVLEHRRTLPGVRDMRVWLVRVAWNLSLDRRRRIRPEQMDEIFAESLVAHHMPADVALNEAQRMKAVFREIERLPKAERQVLLLSALEELDTAEMAQVVSRSESAVRALLFRARSRLRTRLEKGGNA, from the coding sequence TTGGACTTGCTGTCTGCGCAGACCGCCGGATCGGAGATCGATCTTGCGGCTCTTGTGGAGGCATATTCAGCGCTGCTCTTTCGTGTCGCTCACTCCGTCCTGCGCAACAAGGCAGAGGCTGAAGACGTAGTGCAGGACGCCTTTGTTCGCGTCCTGGAGCACCGTCGCACCTTGCCTGGGGTGCGTGACATGCGCGTGTGGCTTGTTCGTGTCGCGTGGAATCTCTCCCTCGATCGCCGTCGCCGCATCCGTCCTGAACAGATGGACGAGATCTTCGCCGAAAGCCTCGTCGCCCATCACATGCCCGCCGACGTTGCTTTAAATGAGGCGCAGAGAATGAAGGCCGTCTTTCGTGAGATCGAAAGATTGCCGAAGGCGGAGCGCCAGGTTCTGCTGCTCTCCGCTCTGGAAGAACTCGACACAGCCGAGATGGCGCAGGTCGTCTCAAGAAGCGAATCAGCCGTTCGGGCGCTGTTGTTTCGTGCGCGCTCACGCCTTCGCACCCGTCTCGAAAAAGGAGGCAATGCATGA
- a CDS encoding ferrochelatase gives MNQTPTAGRSAILLLAHGTPDKLDEMAAYLDKVTGGRPMPQHVIEELQHRYAEIGLRNEPLPEGPPLTRWTLRQAEMLQEAMDTKVYVGMRNWHPYIADTVAQMKADGVTHARVLCLAPQNSRTSTGLYRRALESALDGAFTYDFIAGWADEPLLAQAFAEKLKPTLAEARATLGTQVPVVFTAHSVPCRTILATAGESSRPGAPVPADGIQNYGATSTPDLYPVEAKQTAARVASLVSLTDADWFFAFQSQGVAGAPWIGPTVEDTLKALAEEGHKGVVIQPIGFLCDHVEILYDIDIHFRDAARGLGMQLWRPESLNDSPTLVRAIEQVLARS, from the coding sequence ATGAATCAGACCCCGACAGCCGGTCGCTCGGCCATCCTGCTCCTCGCTCACGGCACTCCAGACAAGCTCGACGAGATGGCCGCCTATCTCGACAAGGTAACCGGCGGCCGCCCCATGCCGCAGCACGTCATCGAAGAGCTACAGCACCGCTATGCCGAGATCGGCCTGCGCAACGAGCCGCTGCCCGAGGGCCCTCCTCTCACACGCTGGACCCTGCGCCAGGCCGAGATGCTGCAAGAGGCGATGGACACCAAGGTCTACGTGGGCATGCGCAACTGGCATCCCTATATCGCCGACACCGTCGCGCAGATGAAGGCCGATGGAGTCACCCACGCCCGTGTGCTCTGCCTCGCGCCGCAAAACTCGCGCACCTCTACCGGCCTCTATCGCCGCGCTCTGGAGTCTGCCCTCGACGGCGCGTTCACCTATGACTTCATCGCCGGCTGGGCCGACGAACCGCTGCTCGCGCAGGCCTTCGCGGAGAAGCTCAAGCCAACGTTGGCGGAAGCCCGCGCCACACTCGGCACGCAGGTTCCTGTCGTCTTCACTGCGCACTCGGTTCCTTGCCGCACGATTCTCGCTACTGCTGGAGAAAGCTCCCGGCCCGGAGCCCCTGTCCCCGCCGACGGCATTCAGAACTACGGAGCCACCTCCACGCCCGACCTCTATCCTGTCGAAGCCAAGCAGACCGCTGCGCGTGTCGCTTCGCTCGTCAGTCTTACCGATGCCGATTGGTTCTTTGCCTTCCAGAGCCAGGGCGTCGCCGGAGCTCCGTGGATCGGCCCGACCGTAGAGGACACACTGAAAGCCCTGGCTGAAGAAGGCCACAAGGGAGTCGTGATTCAACCCATCGGCTTCCTCTGTGACCACGTCGAGATTCTCTATGACATCGACATCCACTTCCGGGACGCAGCACGCGGACTGGGCATGCAGCTCTGGCGCCCGGAGAGCCTCAACGACTCGCCAACACTGGTGCGCGCCATCGAGCAGGTGTTAGCGCGTTCCTGA
- a CDS encoding secretin N-terminal domain-containing protein — MTKTHIHRIGSQTLLALALTILPLGFTAHAQDSAPSQEKSAQDTSAATPKPKSREEYLAPYRIPSVESTHMIYLNNVTQQNDANEIMVALRNMLDPGVKIYLVISQNAIAIGGPPDQIALANKLIKDLDQPHKTYRLTYTFTDSDSGKRIGVEHFSVVAVDGQRTSLKQGSKVPVATGQYDGGKNGTQVQFTYLDVGINIDSTINQVANGLRLKSKVEQSGVGETQTIQGAQEPVIRQSVLEGNFNVTLGKPLALGQIDVPGSTRHLDVEVVAELIP, encoded by the coding sequence ATGACCAAAACTCACATCCACCGCATCGGTTCTCAAACCCTCCTGGCTCTCGCTCTCACGATCCTTCCGCTGGGCTTCACCGCTCATGCGCAGGACTCCGCTCCCTCGCAGGAGAAGTCAGCGCAAGACACCTCCGCTGCTACTCCGAAGCCCAAGAGCAGGGAAGAATACCTGGCCCCTTATCGCATTCCTTCGGTCGAATCCACCCATATGATTTATCTCAATAACGTTACTCAGCAGAACGACGCCAATGAGATCATGGTCGCATTACGGAACATGCTCGACCCAGGCGTCAAGATCTATCTGGTCATCTCGCAAAACGCCATCGCCATTGGAGGGCCACCAGACCAGATCGCTCTTGCGAACAAGCTCATCAAAGATCTGGACCAGCCCCACAAGACCTATCGACTCACCTACACCTTCACCGATTCTGACTCGGGCAAGCGCATCGGCGTCGAGCACTTCTCCGTCGTCGCTGTCGACGGCCAGCGCACCAGCCTCAAGCAGGGTAGCAAGGTGCCTGTTGCCACCGGCCAGTACGACGGCGGCAAAAACGGCACGCAGGTGCAGTTCACTTACCTTGATGTCGGCATAAACATCGACAGCACGATCAACCAGGTTGCCAACGGACTTCGTCTTAAGTCCAAGGTCGAGCAATCCGGCGTCGGTGAAACCCAGACCATCCAAGGGGCGCAAGAACCTGTCATCCGCCAGTCAGTCCTCGAGGGAAACTTCAATGTCACGCTTGGTAAACCCCTGGCTCTCGGCCAGATCGATGTCCCTGGCAGCACCCGCCACCTGGACGTAGAAGTTGTCGCCGAACTCATTCCGTAG